Proteins encoded in a region of the Phoenix dactylifera cultivar Barhee BC4 chromosome 3, palm_55x_up_171113_PBpolish2nd_filt_p, whole genome shotgun sequence genome:
- the LOC103702859 gene encoding 40S ribosomal protein S23 produces the protein MGKTRGMGAARKLKTHRRNQRWADKAYKKSHLGNEWKKPFAGSSHAKGIVLEKIGIEAKQPNSAIRKCARVQLIKNGKKIAAFVPNDGCLNYIEENDEVLIAGFGRKGHAVGDIPGVRFKVVKVSGVSLLALFKEKKEKPRS, from the exons ATGGG GAAGACTCGTGGTATGGGAGCTGCCCGTAAGCTGAAGACCCACAGAAGGAACCAGAGGTGGGCTGACAAAGCATATAAGAAAAGTCACCTTGGTAATGAATGGAAGAAGCCTTTTGCTGGCTCTTCTCATGCCAAAGGGATTGTTTTGGAGAAAAT AGGCATTGAGGCGAAGCAGCCAAATTCTGCCATCCGGAAGTGTGCTCGAGTTCAGTTGATTAAAAATGGGAAGAAGATTGCTGCCTTTGTCCCCAATGATGGTTGCTTAAATTACATTGAGGAAAAT GATGAAGTGCTCATTGCAGGATTTGGTCGTAAGGGGCATGCAGTTGGAGATATTCCTGGAGTCAGGTTTAAGGTTGTTAAGGTCTCAGGTGTGTCTCTGTTGGCTCTCttcaaggagaagaaggagaaaccTAGATCTTAG
- the LOC103702858 gene encoding probable sugar phosphate/phosphate translocator At3g11320 has translation MNGKGNSLPASLGTGRLFTVGLVTAWYSSNIGVLLLNKYLLSNYGFKFPIFLTMCHMTACSLLSYVAIAWLKLVPMQTVRSRLQFLKIAALSLVFCGSVVSGNVSLRYLPVSFNQAVGATTPFFTAVFAYIITVRREAWITYITLIPVVTGVIIASGGEPSFHLFGFIMCIGATAARALKSVLQGILLSSEGEKLNSMNLLLYMAPIAVILLLPVTLFMEENVVGITVALAREDIRIIWYLLFNSSLAYFVNLTNFLVTKHTSALTLQVLGNAKGAVAVVVSILIFRNPVSVTGMLGYTLTVIGVILYSEAKKRSK, from the exons atgaACGGGAAGGGGAACTCGCTGCCGGCGTCCCTGGGGACGGGGCGGCTGTTCACCGTGGGGCTGGTGACGGCGTGGTACTCGTCCAACATTGGGGTGCTCTTGCTCAACAAGTACCTTCTCAGCAACTATGGTTTCAAGTTTCCGATCTTCCTCACTATGTGCCACATGACGGCGTGCTCGCTCCTCAGCTACGTCGCCATTGCTTGGCTCAAGCTGGTCCCGATGCAGACCGTGCGGTCCCGGCTCCAGTTCTTAAAGATCGCGGCGCTGAGCCTGGTTTTCTGTGGATCGGTGGTCAGCGGCAACGTGTCGCTGCGCTACCTGCCCGTGTCCTTCAACCAGGCCGTCGGGGCGACGACGCCGTTCTTCACGGCGGTGTTCGCCTACATCATTACTGTCCGCCGCGAGGCCTGGATCACGTACATCACCCTCATCCCCGTCGTCACCGGCGTCATCATCGCCAGTGGG GGGGAGCCGAGTTTCCatttgtttggttttatcaTGTGCATTGGTGCAACTGCTGCACGGGCATTAAAGTCAGTGCTACAAGGGATTTTGTTGTCTTCTGAGGG GGAAAAACTGAATTCAATGAATCTCCTTCTATACATGGCTCCAATAGCAGTTATTTTGTTACTCCCAGTAACACTTTTTATGGAGGAAAATGTTGTCGGCATTACAGTAGCACTTGCTAGAGAAGATATCAGAATTATATGGTATCTGTTATTTAATTCTTCTCTGGCATATTTTGTGAATTTGACCAACTTTTTGGTGACCAAACATACCAGCGCCTTGACGCTCCAG GTTCTGGGGAACGCCAAAGGTGCTGTGGCTGTGGTAGTCTCGATTTTAATATTCAGGAATCCGGTATCAGTGACTGGGATGCTTGGTTACACTCTCACAGTAATTGGGGTCATTCTTTACAGCGAAGCAAAGAAACGTAGCAAGTGA
- the LOC103702856 gene encoding dof zinc finger protein DOF2.1 has protein sequence MEISNAHHQVMASHPLEEVLVCSKPQQPGERKQRPHPDQALKCPRCDSTNTKFCYYNNYSLSQPRYFCKGCRRYWTQGGSLRNVPVGGGCRKNKRSSSSSSSSSSSSKRLIADQDPTSNSNPLLPGLIPPPLSYDPSDLTLAFAGLHKPPTPKQLGLEDHDTFLLGNPNPNPNPSTSSIPTAPASGFLDILRSGFADTTSPNGFHNLYYGFGGNGNVEGGVSGEEMLLPFEGGFGGAPTTTSQGSCKAMDGGENKVLMGLQWPLSGDHGNLVMDSGRDIWNGVGSSWHGLINSSLM, from the exons ATGGAGATCTCTAATGCTCATCACCAG GTCATGGCTAGCCATCCACTGGAGGAGGTGCTAGTTTGCTCCAAGCCACAGCAGCCAGGTGAGAGGAAGCAAAGGCCTCATCCAGATCAGGCCCTTAAATGCCCAAGGTGCGACTCCACCAACACCAAGTTCTGCTACTATAACAACTACAGCCTCTCCCAGCCCAGGTACTTCTGCAAGGGCTGCAGGAGGTACTGGACCCAAGGTGGCTCCCTGAGGAATGTCCCAGTTGGAGGTGGCTGCAGGAAGAACAAGAGATCctcatcatcatcctcttcctcttcctcctcctcgaaGAGGCTGATTGCAGACCAAGATCCCACATCCAACTCCAACCCACTACTCCCAGGCCTCATCCCCCCACCCCTTTCATATGATCCAAGTGACCTCACCTTAGCCTTTGCTGGCCTCCACAAGCCACCAACCCCAAAGCAGTTAGGGCTGGAGGACCATGACACTTTTCTTCTAgggaaccctaaccctaaccctaaccctagcacAAGCTCTATTCCCACCGCCCCCGCTAGTGGCTTTCTTGACATACTCAGGAGTGGGTTTGCTGACACCACCAGCCCGAATGGCTTCCACAATCTCTACTATGGCTTTGGTGGCAATGGCAATGTGGAAGGTGGTGTCAGTGGGGAAGAGATGCTGTTGCCATTTGAGGGAGGATTTGGTGGTGCACCAACTACAACCAGCCAAGGGTCCTGCAAAGCTATGGATGGAGGAGAGAACAAAGTGCTGATGGGGCTTCAATGGCCACTAAGTGGGGATCATGGCAATCTGGTTATGGACTCCGGAAGAGATATTTGGAATGGAGTGGGCTCCTCATGGCATGGTCTCATCAACAGCTCCTTGATGTAG